The following coding sequences are from one Fusobacterium varium window:
- a CDS encoding autotransporter outer membrane beta-barrel domain-containing protein, protein MKDNLEKSLKRYLKRKVKVTLGLVVAFMITGSVGYADDWGKIYVGEDKIKDISLTTDSTATEIEVQNNGTLNITGNHDLVFENVTTSRFDSVIKTVEGNLDIEGKVVGKNIKGQHFVSLFNAPNKLNFAGGIEVDTMESTHDSGAVIRTQEAEFKTAFLDIDNITMKESFDYESGVFSIAYNTKAIIGTEDKLGDLTINTVTFKTPEDEGWYANGFSVTCSEIEANTISIDTMTSEGKESYLYGIYTNVGTDDDAAQPIIKANNIIVKNLTGNGEETTGIRLSGANLGGTKEGVANNLTIENITSTSKNGIVYGIRANKTYKDEEYGIPELFSSMSIGGDLNIKNINAENSTAYGMYFTGKSTGTIGGDSLVTVNGGGVGTTLNLTDSQKEILVKGNNTISKVLEGKVTQGVRVAKGSTLTFGGKLDISSSDIAMTAIGKESNITVNGDSSFKGNSYLIDGATGEENSHLIVRPVVQALEGGKITLGNTEIKSLKSENETTDRITNVGIYAQQHVDLGNIGNTPTEERTEINISGNATVDSDIAIMATAGGHVHINKGHNHDGNEIINNGDVLIKGDIVAGKHGSTVDIAGKNVNVLGELIAANGGRATLDLNSENSVFTGRADNYFDLVGKEGDLGGEMFRNEKYSMDITKAGKVNINMDNGAKWVVTGQSFVTNLNFGANGGIVDLTNVEEIVNDKKSSLSIDTIGGNGTFNMVLDSADKSQGNMLYISRVAEGTKDMLHTVNISGRNLLDLEIDEKLRFATLGEEAKGKMTFVVNDTKEEGVRNVEYDVNHENYMLDDKENTTYNGNETSEAKLGNTVANNTYHDGENWYLTRTADGEINDGGKTIIEMSKANYASAVYLDNLNKRLGDMSFVEGNEGLWVRLRNDRVGEDHEYRLHNNMYQIGYDKPYSMDEGKGTEYRGIAFEYSEGEVDFKNINGDANVDRYALWLYDTNVYNDGKYSDYVFRVGRMSNDFEIYGRETGNKVEGDYDNLFLGLSAEYGYRKDLDEDKKSYFEPQVQLQYTYIDDTDYTTNQNSKVDLDSIHSLIGRAGFRLGHDFYDDNGNKTTTVYAKADINHEFLGDQEVTAKDKTGSIREKYENDETWYDIGLGAEREITPDFNVYMDVEKQFGTSRDNNSWQFNLGFRYRFGEKVEQTVPKLTPVTMRTISLDADSYFDFDKSELKPEGKKSVANVAKVINDEKLKGSILLEGHTDSKGSEAYNQKLSERRVEAVKEELKKNITSEDIHYETKGYGETRPIADNSTAVGRAKNRRVDIKYETQVAE, encoded by the coding sequence ATGAAAGATAATTTAGAAAAAAGTCTTAAAAGATATTTAAAAAGAAAAGTAAAAGTTACTTTAGGATTAGTAGTAGCATTTATGATTACTGGAAGTGTTGGATATGCTGATGATTGGGGAAAAATTTATGTTGGAGAAGATAAAATAAAAGATATATCTTTAACTACGGATAGTACTGCTACTGAAATAGAAGTTCAAAACAATGGAACGCTTAATATTACAGGAAATCATGATTTAGTATTTGAAAATGTAACAACTAGTAGATTTGATAGTGTTATAAAAACTGTTGAAGGAAATTTAGATATTGAAGGAAAAGTTGTTGGTAAAAATATTAAAGGACAACATTTTGTAAGCCTTTTTAATGCTCCTAATAAACTAAATTTTGCTGGAGGAATAGAAGTTGATACTATGGAATCAACTCATGATTCAGGAGCTGTAATTCGTACACAAGAAGCAGAATTTAAAACAGCTTTTTTAGATATTGATAATATTACAATGAAAGAAAGTTTTGATTATGAGAGTGGAGTTTTTTCAATAGCTTATAATACAAAAGCTATTATAGGAACTGAGGATAAACTTGGAGATCTTACAATAAATACTGTTACTTTTAAAACACCTGAAGATGAAGGATGGTATGCAAATGGATTTTCTGTCACTTGTTCAGAAATAGAGGCAAATACAATATCTATAGACACTATGACTTCTGAGGGAAAAGAGTCGTATTTATATGGAATATATACTAATGTTGGAACAGATGATGATGCAGCTCAACCAATTATAAAAGCAAATAATATTATTGTAAAGAATTTAACTGGAAATGGAGAAGAAACAACAGGTATTAGGTTATCTGGAGCTAATTTAGGTGGAACTAAAGAGGGTGTAGCAAACAATTTAACAATTGAAAATATAACATCAACTTCAAAAAATGGTATTGTTTATGGAATTCGTGCAAATAAAACATATAAAGATGAAGAATATGGAATACCAGAATTATTTTCTTCTATGAGTATAGGAGGAGATTTAAATATAAAAAATATTAATGCAGAAAACAGTACTGCTTATGGAATGTATTTTACAGGTAAGAGTACAGGAACTATAGGTGGAGATAGTTTAGTAACTGTTAATGGTGGTGGAGTAGGAACAACACTTAATTTAACTGACAGTCAAAAAGAAATTCTTGTTAAAGGAAATAATACAATAAGTAAAGTATTAGAAGGAAAAGTAACTCAAGGTGTAAGAGTAGCAAAAGGATCAACATTAACTTTTGGTGGTAAATTAGATATTTCTTCTAGTGATATAGCAATGACTGCTATAGGAAAAGAATCAAATATAACAGTTAATGGAGATAGTTCTTTTAAAGGAAATAGTTACTTAATTGATGGAGCAACTGGAGAAGAAAATAGTCATTTAATAGTAAGACCAGTAGTACAAGCATTAGAAGGTGGAAAAATCACTTTAGGAAATACAGAAATTAAAAGTTTGAAATCAGAAAATGAAACAACAGACCGTATTACAAATGTAGGAATTTATGCTCAACAACATGTAGACCTTGGTAATATAGGTAATACTCCTACTGAAGAAAGAACAGAAATTAATATTTCAGGAAATGCAACAGTAGATTCTGATATAGCTATTATGGCAACAGCAGGAGGACATGTTCATATAAACAAAGGTCATAATCACGATGGAAATGAAATTATAAATAATGGAGATGTACTAATTAAAGGGGATATTGTTGCAGGAAAACATGGTTCTACAGTTGATATAGCAGGAAAGAATGTAAATGTATTAGGAGAACTAATTGCTGCTAATGGTGGAAGAGCAACTTTAGACCTTAATTCAGAGAACTCAGTATTTACTGGAAGAGCTGATAACTACTTTGACTTAGTAGGAAAAGAAGGCGATTTAGGTGGAGAAATGTTCCGTAATGAAAAGTATTCTATGGACATTACAAAAGCTGGAAAAGTTAATATAAATATGGATAATGGTGCTAAATGGGTTGTAACAGGGCAAAGCTTTGTAACTAATTTGAATTTTGGCGCAAATGGTGGAATAGTTGATTTAACAAATGTGGAAGAGATAGTAAATGATAAGAAAAGTAGCTTGTCTATAGATACTATTGGTGGAAATGGAACTTTCAATATGGTTCTAGATTCAGCTGATAAATCTCAAGGAAATATGTTGTATATTTCTAGAGTTGCAGAAGGAACAAAAGATATGTTACATACAGTAAATATATCTGGAAGAAATCTTCTTGATTTAGAAATTGATGAAAAACTTCGTTTTGCAACATTAGGAGAAGAAGCAAAAGGAAAAATGACATTTGTAGTAAATGATACAAAAGAAGAAGGAGTAAGAAATGTAGAGTATGATGTTAATCATGAAAATTATATGTTAGATGATAAAGAAAATACAACTTATAATGGAAATGAAACATCAGAAGCAAAACTAGGAAATACAGTAGCAAATAATACATATCACGATGGAGAAAACTGGTATCTAACAAGAACTGCAGATGGAGAAATCAATGATGGTGGAAAAACTATCATAGAAATGTCAAAAGCTAATTATGCTAGTGCTGTTTATCTTGATAATCTAAATAAACGTCTAGGAGACATGAGCTTTGTTGAAGGTAATGAAGGACTTTGGGTAAGATTAAGAAATGACAGAGTTGGAGAAGACCACGAATATAGATTACATAATAATATGTATCAAATAGGATATGACAAACCTTATTCAATGGACGAAGGAAAAGGAACAGAGTACAGAGGAATTGCTTTTGAATATTCAGAAGGCGAGGTAGACTTCAAAAATATCAATGGAGATGCAAATGTAGATCGTTATGCTTTATGGTTATATGATACAAATGTATATAACGATGGAAAATATAGCGATTATGTATTTAGAGTAGGAAGAATGTCAAATGATTTTGAAATCTACGGTAGAGAAACTGGAAATAAAGTAGAAGGAGATTATGATAATCTATTCTTAGGATTAAGCGCAGAATATGGATATAGAAAAGATTTAGATGAAGATAAGAAATCTTACTTTGAACCACAAGTTCAATTACAATATACATATATAGATGATACAGACTATACAACAAACCAAAATTCAAAAGTAGATTTAGATAGTATCCATAGTTTAATAGGACGTGCAGGATTCAGATTAGGACATGACTTCTATGATGATAATGGAAATAAAACTACAACTGTATATGCAAAAGCAGATATCAATCATGAGTTTTTAGGAGACCAAGAAGTAACAGCTAAGGATAAAACAGGAAGTATAAGAGAAAAATATGAAAATGATGAAACATGGTATGATATAGGATTAGGAGCAGAAAGAGAGATTACACCAGACTTTAATGTATATATGGATGTAGAAAAACAATTTGGAACATCAAGAGATAATAATAGTTGGCAGTTTAACTTAGGATTTAGATATAGATTTGGAGAAAAAGTAGAGCAGACAGTTCCTAAATTGACACCAGTTACAATGAGAACTATAAGTTTAGATGCAGATAGTTATTTTGATTTTGATAAATCAGAATTAAAACCAGAAGGGAAAAAATCAGTAGCAAATGTAGCTAAAGTGATAAATGACGAAAAGTTAAAAGGAAGTATATTGCTAGAAGGACATACAGATTCAAAAGGTTCAGAAGCATATAACCAAAAACTTTCAGAAAGAAGAGTAGAGGCAGTAAAAGAGGAATTAAAGAAAAACATAACAAGTGAAGATATCCACTATGAAACAAAAGGTTATGGAGAAACAAGACCAATAGCAGATAATAGTACAGCAGTAGGAAGAGCAAAGAATAGAAGAGTGGATATAAAATATGAAACACAAGTTGCTGAATAA
- a CDS encoding outer membrane protein assembly factor, translating into MRKQLVALMVFLLGLLSFAAESNYSIKKIEVVNNREIPYEIILDVMVSKEGNKFITENMIEDYKNIKGLEYVADVAVQPTVYDGGIKLIVNVLENRDAKSALEKNGIIPLSERGKVDTSLLVNSVEFVGNQYVSREELAKLVPIKVGGYFSKNKVIEGHKNLIESGYFRDVVPDAVKSGNGVKIIYSVMENPILNGVNIIGNTVYTTDELMKVIKTEPGKVFNINTIREDRDRILRKYQDDGYTLTEVADVVINGNLELEIYLSEGKVRDIQFKKMVTKQKGARRKPTDDVLKTKDYVIERELEFSKDEIFNSKKYDESVKNLMRLGHFKNVKYEARPIPGDPDGRTIVLLFDEERTAILQGAISYGSEIGLLGTLSIKDTNWKGKGQELGVTFEKSDEDYSSFSINFYDPWIKDTDRISWGWSIYKNTYEDDDSALFNRIDTIGAKFNIGKGITKNVRLGIGTKLEYVEEEADKDKFKYENGNYYWREGNHSEVKGMDDKYFIWSIFPSITYDTRNHFWNPTAGEYAKLQLEGGYANGYDGDVFGNVTLELRKYHRGLFKNNTFAYKVVGGIMTDTTKEGQRFWVGGGSTLRGYEGGFFKGTQKLVGTIENRTQINDLLGFVVFFDAGRAWKYAGRAQDYYHNADFPDKIATTAGVGLRLNTPIGPLRFDFGWPVGDKMDDGMEFYFNMGQSF; encoded by the coding sequence ATGAGAAAACAATTAGTAGCACTGATGGTTTTTCTATTGGGACTTCTAAGTTTTGCTGCTGAATCTAACTACAGCATAAAGAAAATAGAAGTAGTAAACAATAGAGAAATTCCTTATGAAATCATTTTAGATGTTATGGTTTCAAAAGAGGGAAATAAGTTTATAACAGAAAATATGATTGAAGATTACAAAAACATCAAAGGATTAGAGTATGTTGCAGATGTTGCTGTACAACCAACAGTATATGATGGTGGTATAAAATTAATAGTAAACGTGTTAGAAAACAGAGATGCTAAATCTGCACTAGAAAAAAATGGAATTATTCCACTATCTGAAAGAGGAAAGGTAGATACTTCACTACTTGTAAATTCAGTTGAATTTGTAGGAAATCAATATGTAAGTAGAGAAGAGCTTGCTAAGTTAGTTCCTATTAAAGTAGGAGGATATTTCTCTAAAAATAAGGTTATAGAAGGACATAAAAATCTTATTGAAAGTGGATATTTTAGAGATGTAGTTCCAGATGCAGTTAAAAGTGGAAATGGAGTAAAAATCATTTACTCTGTTATGGAAAATCCTATATTAAATGGTGTAAATATTATAGGAAACACTGTTTATACAACAGATGAACTTATGAAAGTTATTAAAACTGAACCTGGAAAAGTTTTCAATATCAATACTATTAGAGAAGATAGAGATAGAATTTTAAGAAAATATCAAGATGATGGATATACACTTACTGAAGTTGCTGATGTAGTTATCAATGGAAACCTTGAACTTGAAATATATTTAAGTGAAGGAAAAGTAAGAGATATTCAATTTAAGAAAATGGTAACTAAACAAAAAGGTGCTAGAAGAAAACCTACAGATGATGTTTTAAAAACAAAAGACTATGTTATTGAGAGAGAGTTAGAGTTCTCAAAAGATGAGATATTTAACTCTAAGAAATATGATGAAAGTGTAAAAAATCTAATGAGATTAGGACACTTTAAAAATGTAAAATATGAAGCAAGACCAATACCTGGAGATCCTGATGGAAGAACAATAGTACTTCTATTTGATGAAGAGAGAACAGCTATACTTCAAGGGGCAATCTCTTACGGATCAGAAATTGGACTTTTAGGAACTCTTTCAATAAAAGATACTAACTGGAAGGGAAAAGGACAAGAATTAGGAGTTACATTTGAAAAATCAGATGAAGACTACAGTAGTTTCTCAATTAACTTCTATGACCCATGGATTAAAGATACAGATAGAATCTCTTGGGGATGGAGTATCTACAAAAATACTTATGAAGATGATGATAGTGCATTATTCAATAGAATAGATACTATTGGAGCTAAATTCAACATAGGAAAAGGAATTACTAAAAATGTAAGATTAGGAATTGGAACAAAATTAGAATATGTTGAAGAGGAAGCTGATAAAGATAAATTTAAATATGAAAATGGAAACTACTATTGGAGAGAAGGAAATCATAGTGAAGTAAAAGGAATGGATGACAAGTACTTTATTTGGAGTATCTTCCCTTCAATTACTTACGATACAAGAAACCATTTCTGGAATCCAACAGCAGGAGAATATGCAAAACTTCAATTAGAAGGTGGGTATGCTAATGGATATGATGGAGATGTATTTGGAAATGTTACTTTAGAACTTAGAAAATACCACAGAGGATTATTTAAAAATAATACTTTTGCCTATAAAGTAGTTGGAGGAATAATGACTGACACTACTAAAGAGGGACAAAGATTCTGGGTTGGTGGAGGAAGTACTCTAAGAGGATATGAGGGAGGATTCTTCAAAGGAACTCAAAAACTTGTTGGTACAATAGAAAATAGAACTCAAATTAATGATCTATTAGGATTTGTTGTATTCTTTGATGCAGGAAGAGCTTGGAAATATGCAGGAAGAGCTCAAGACTACTATCATAATGCAGACTTCCCTGATAAAATAGCAACAACAGCTGGGGTAGGTTTAAGACTTAATACACCTATTGGACCATTAAGATTTGACTTTGGATGGCCAGTAGGAGATAAGATGGATGATGGAATGGAATTCTATTTCAATATGGGACAATCATTCTAA
- a CDS encoding DUF2344 domain-containing protein yields the protein MKKRVYFDKFGEMKFISHLDLLRFFDRLLKKSQIPVKYSQGFHPRPKMSFGSPISLGTEAYNELMDFELETPMSNEEVFDRLNSSNVVGFRVNKVEDVIGKASIMEEYTIMVYEIESEEEIITKLETLLNQEEIVEVKEKKGKVTIRNLKERIKSFRREGDMIEMEIINTSPNSYLDLAGIEQQDVKIKRLGYKTNN from the coding sequence ATGAAAAAAAGAGTGTATTTTGATAAGTTTGGAGAGATGAAATTTATCTCCCACTTAGATTTACTGAGATTTTTTGATAGATTATTAAAAAAATCACAAATTCCAGTAAAATATAGTCAAGGATTCCATCCAAGACCAAAAATGTCCTTTGGTAGTCCTATATCCTTGGGAACAGAGGCATATAATGAACTTATGGACTTTGAATTAGAAACACCTATGTCAAATGAAGAGGTTTTTGATAGATTAAACAGTAGCAATGTTGTTGGATTTAGAGTAAATAAAGTAGAAGATGTAATAGGAAAAGCTTCAATAATGGAAGAGTATACTATTATGGTTTACGAGATTGAAAGTGAAGAGGAGATAATTACAAAATTAGAGACTCTTTTAAATCAAGAAGAGATTGTAGAAGTTAAAGAGAAAAAAGGAAAAGTTACTATTAGAAATCTAAAAGAGAGAATAAAATCTTTTAGAAGAGAGGGTGACATGATAGAAATGGAGATAATAAATACATCTCCAAATTCATATCTTGATTTAGCTGGAATAGAGCAACAAGATGTAAAAATTAAAAGATTAGGATATAAAACAAATAATTAA
- the lpxD gene encoding UDP-3-O-(3-hydroxymyristoyl)glucosamine N-acyltransferase yields MNYKLADLITLLGCEVKGDLSLENISGLAPFFQAQEDSLTFASDEKFLKNLQGTKAKVIIVPDIPLPENIGKTYLKVKENPRTLMPKLLNFFKRETKPFEKMIEDSSRIGKNVKLAPNVYIGHDVEIGDNVVIYPNVTICEGVKIGEGTIIYSNVSIREFCEIGKNCVLQPGCVIGSDGFGFIKINGNNTKIDQIGHVVIEDNVEIGANTTVDRGTIGNTVIKKYTKIDNLVQIAHNDIIGENCLLVSQVGIAGSVEVGNNTTLAGQTGVAGHLKIGNNVVIAAKSGVTGNVADNQMLSGYPLMDHKEDLKVRVSWKKLPELLKRVRAIEKKLEEK; encoded by the coding sequence ATGAACTACAAATTAGCTGATTTAATTACTCTCCTTGGTTGTGAAGTAAAGGGAGATTTAAGTCTAGAAAATATTTCTGGGCTTGCTCCCTTTTTTCAAGCTCAGGAGGATAGTTTAACATTTGCATCAGATGAGAAATTTTTAAAAAATTTACAGGGAACAAAAGCTAAAGTTATAATCGTTCCAGATATTCCATTACCAGAAAATATAGGTAAGACATATTTAAAAGTTAAGGAAAATCCAAGAACATTGATGCCAAAACTTCTAAATTTTTTCAAAAGAGAAACTAAACCTTTTGAAAAGATGATAGAGGATTCAAGCAGGATAGGAAAAAATGTAAAACTAGCTCCAAATGTATATATAGGACATGATGTAGAGATTGGAGATAATGTAGTTATCTATCCAAATGTAACAATATGTGAAGGGGTTAAAATAGGAGAGGGAACAATTATCTATTCAAATGTTTCAATTAGAGAGTTTTGTGAAATAGGTAAAAATTGTGTTCTTCAACCAGGATGTGTAATAGGTTCAGATGGTTTTGGATTTATAAAAATAAATGGAAATAATACTAAGATAGATCAAATAGGACATGTTGTTATTGAGGATAATGTTGAAATTGGAGCAAATACAACAGTCGATAGAGGAACAATTGGAAATACAGTTATAAAAAAATACACTAAAATAGATAATTTAGTTCAAATAGCTCATAATGATATTATTGGAGAAAACTGCTTACTTGTTTCACAAGTTGGAATAGCTGGAAGTGTAGAAGTTGGAAATAATACAACACTAGCTGGGCAAACTGGAGTTGCTGGACATTTAAAAATTGGAAATAATGTTGTAATAGCAGCTAAATCTGGAGTTACAGGAAATGTAGCAGACAATCAAATGCTTTCTGGTTATCCACTAATGGATCATAAAGAGGATCTAAAAGTTAGAGTTTCTTGGAAAAAACTTCCTGAATTATTGAAGAGAGTAAGAGCAATTGAAAAAAAATTAGAAGAAAAATAA
- the fba gene encoding class II fructose-1,6-bisphosphate aldolase has protein sequence MYNYKDLGLSNTKEMFAKANKEGYSVPAFNFNNMEMALAIVEACAEMGSPVILQCSKGALGYMGADVVPLLAKAAVDRARNMGSDIPVALHLDHGPDLATVKTCVEAGFSSVMIDGSHYDFAKNIEVSKEVVEYAHQYDVTVEAELGVLAGIEDDVKAESHTYTNPNEVEEFVSKTGVDSLAIAIGTSHGAHKFKPGEDPKLRLDILKEIEVRIPGFPIVLHGSSAVPQQYTNMIKEFGGEVKDAIGIPDEQLRLASKSAVAKINVDTDGRLAFTAAIRRVLGTSPKEFDPRKYLGAAKEEMKAYYKTKIQDVFGSEGAYKKGTK, from the coding sequence ATGTACAATTATAAAGATTTAGGACTTTCTAATACTAAAGAAATGTTTGCAAAAGCAAATAAAGAGGGATATTCAGTTCCTGCATTTAACTTTAACAATATGGAAATGGCTCTTGCTATAGTTGAAGCTTGTGCTGAAATGGGGTCTCCAGTTATTCTTCAATGTTCAAAAGGAGCTTTAGGATATATGGGAGCAGATGTAGTTCCTCTATTAGCTAAAGCAGCTGTAGATAGAGCAAGAAACATGGGATCAGATATTCCAGTAGCTCTTCACCTTGATCATGGACCAGATCTAGCAACTGTTAAAACTTGTGTAGAAGCTGGATTCTCATCTGTAATGATTGATGGATCACACTATGATTTTGCAAAAAATATAGAAGTTTCAAAAGAAGTTGTAGAATATGCTCATCAATACGATGTAACAGTAGAAGCTGAATTAGGAGTTTTAGCAGGAATAGAAGATGATGTTAAAGCTGAATCTCATACTTATACAAATCCTAATGAAGTTGAAGAGTTTGTAAGTAAAACAGGAGTTGACTCACTAGCAATAGCTATTGGAACATCTCATGGAGCTCACAAATTTAAACCAGGAGAAGATCCTAAATTAAGACTAGATATATTAAAAGAAATTGAAGTAAGAATTCCAGGATTCCCAATTGTATTACATGGATCATCAGCTGTTCCACAACAATATACAAATATGATTAAAGAATTTGGTGGAGAAGTTAAAGATGCTATTGGTATTCCAGATGAACAATTAAGACTTGCTTCTAAATCAGCAGTTGCTAAAATTAATGTAGATACTGATGGAAGACTTGCATTTACAGCAGCAATCAGAAGAGTATTAGGAACTAGTCCTAAAGAATTTGACCCAAGAAAATATCTTGGAGCTGCTAAAGAAGAGATGAAAGCTTACTATAAAACTAAAATACAAGATGTATTTGGATCTGAAGGAGCTTACAAAAAAGGAACTAAATAG
- the serS gene encoding serine--tRNA ligase: protein MLELKFIRENRELVKEMLANRNSNIDLAEFDKLDEERRAILGEVELLKQKRNTESAEIARLKKEKQDASKIIEEMGKVSAQIKELDAKLAEVDEKLRYFQMTIPNVYQEGTPIGKDEESNVEIRRWGTPREFTFEPKAHWEIGEDLGILDFERGSKLGGSRFVLYRGMGARVERALINFMLDMHTTEHGYTEHITPFLVKREICEGTGQLPKFEEDMYRTSDDMFLISTSEITMTNIHRQEILNEKDLPKYYTAYSPCFRREAGSYGKDVKGIIRVHQFNKVEMVKIATPETSYDELEKMVLNAEEVLQRLELPYRVIQLCSGDLGFSAAKTYDLEVWLPSQNKYREISSCSNCTDFQARRMGLKYRPNGSSKSEFCHTLNGSGLAVGRTLVAIMENYQQEDGSFLIPKALVPYMGGIDVIKK, encoded by the coding sequence ATGTTAGAATTAAAATTTATTCGTGAAAACAGAGAACTTGTAAAGGAGATGCTTGCTAATAGAAATAGTAATATTGACCTTGCAGAGTTTGATAAACTAGATGAAGAAAGAAGAGCAATTCTTGGAGAAGTTGAATTACTAAAACAAAAAAGAAATACAGAATCAGCTGAAATAGCTAGATTAAAAAAAGAAAAACAAGATGCTTCAAAAATAATTGAAGAGATGGGAAAAGTTTCTGCTCAAATAAAAGAGTTAGATGCTAAACTTGCAGAAGTAGATGAAAAACTTAGATATTTCCAAATGACAATTCCAAATGTATATCAAGAAGGAACTCCTATTGGAAAAGATGAAGAATCAAATGTAGAAATCAGAAGATGGGGAACTCCTAGAGAATTCACTTTTGAACCAAAAGCACACTGGGAAATTGGAGAAGATCTTGGAATACTAGATTTTGAAAGAGGATCTAAATTAGGAGGATCAAGATTTGTTCTTTATAGAGGAATGGGAGCAAGAGTAGAAAGAGCATTAATTAACTTTATGCTAGATATGCACACTACAGAGCATGGATATACTGAACATATCACTCCATTCTTAGTAAAAAGAGAAATTTGTGAAGGAACAGGACAACTTCCTAAATTTGAAGAAGATATGTATAGAACATCAGATGATATGTTCCTAATTTCAACTTCTGAAATTACTATGACAAATATCCATAGACAAGAGATCTTAAATGAAAAAGATCTACCTAAATATTACACTGCTTATTCACCTTGTTTCAGAAGAGAAGCTGGATCATATGGAAAAGATGTTAAAGGAATAATCAGAGTTCACCAATTTAACAAAGTAGAAATGGTTAAAATAGCTACTCCAGAAACTTCATATGATGAACTAGAAAAAATGGTTCTAAATGCTGAAGAAGTTCTTCAAAGATTAGAATTACCATACAGAGTTATTCAACTATGCTCAGGAGATTTAGGATTCTCAGCAGCTAAAACTTATGACTTAGAAGTATGGTTACCATCACAAAATAAATATAGAGAGATCTCATCTTGTTCTAACTGTACAGACTTCCAAGCTAGAAGAATGGGACTTAAATATAGACCAAATGGAAGTTCAAAAAGTGAATTCTGCCATACATTAAATGGATCAGGATTAGCAGTAGGAAGAACTTTAGTAGCAATTATGGAAAACTATCAACAAGAAGATGGATCATTCTTAATTCCTAAAGCTCTAGTTCCTTACATGGGTGGAATAGATGTTATTAAAAAGTAG
- a CDS encoding OmpH family outer membrane protein has product MKKVLVPVMALVLSASAFAVKIGYVNSQEAFSKFSQTRVVQENLNKEKTRLENEIKQKEVALQKAQLELQSKGSKVTDKEKKAFENQVKTFQKFIQDSQTKLSKEEFTRFQAIEATLNKAIDEVAKSGKYDYILEAGAVKFGGENVTTQVITTMEKIKK; this is encoded by the coding sequence ATGAAAAAAGTATTGGTACCAGTAATGGCTTTAGTGCTTTCAGCATCAGCATTTGCAGTAAAAATAGGATATGTAAATTCACAAGAGGCATTTTCAAAATTCTCACAAACTAGAGTAGTTCAAGAAAATTTAAATAAAGAAAAAACTAGACTTGAAAATGAGATAAAACAAAAGGAAGTTGCTCTTCAAAAAGCTCAATTAGAACTTCAATCAAAAGGAAGTAAAGTTACAGACAAAGAGAAAAAAGCTTTTGAAAATCAAGTAAAAACTTTCCAAAAATTTATTCAAGACTCACAAACTAAATTAAGTAAAGAAGAATTTACAAGATTCCAAGCTATTGAAGCAACTTTAAATAAAGCTATAGATGAAGTAGCAAAATCAGGAAAATATGATTATATACTTGAAGCTGGAGCAGTTAAATTTGGTGGAGAAAATGTAACAACTCAAGTTATAACAACTATGGAAAAAATAAAGAAATAG
- a CDS encoding transposase, with protein sequence NGLIEGINRKIKTIKRTAYGYKSFYHFRAKILISNNLLATK encoded by the coding sequence AATGGATTAATAGAAGGAATTAATAGAAAAATAAAAACGATAAAAAGAACCGCTTATGGATATAAAAGTTTTTATCATTTTAGAGCTAAAATTTTAATTAGTAATAATTTATTGGCAACAAAATAA